A single Cicer arietinum cultivar CDC Frontier isolate Library 1 unplaced genomic scaffold, Cicar.CDCFrontier_v2.0 Ca_scaffold_6327_v2.0, whole genome shotgun sequence DNA region contains:
- the LOC101503199 gene encoding tobamovirus multiplication protein 3-like: MLQRFPVESKGRRKKLQEVGYVTTICFLCFLIRCIMMCFNAFDKHADLNVMDHPILNFIYYLLAEILPSSLVLFILRKLPPKRGITQYHPIR; encoded by the exons ATGCTGCAACGCTTTCCTGTGGAATCCAAAGGGCGACGTAAGAAGCTGCAAGAG GTTGGCTATGTGACAACCATATGTTTTTTATGTTTCCTTATCAGATGCATTATG ATGTGTTTTAATGCATTTGATAAACATGCGGACCTTAATGTCATGGACCATCCTATTCTAAACTTCATATATTACCTG TTGGCAGAAATATTACCTTCTTCTTTGGTCCTATTCATTTTGAGGAAGCTTCCACCTAAGCGTGGCATCACACAATATCACCCTATTCGCTGA